The proteins below are encoded in one region of Oncorhynchus clarkii lewisi isolate Uvic-CL-2024 chromosome 33, UVic_Ocla_1.0, whole genome shotgun sequence:
- the LOC139392959 gene encoding uncharacterized protein: MVHIESSEPHPTADATTPHCRSHCRRHRTPLQTPPHPTADPTAPHCTTLQTPPHPTADATAPHCRHHCRPHCTTLQTPPHPTADATAPHCRRHCRPHRTPLQTPPQTPLQTPLHNTAPHPTADATAPHRTPLQMPPHPTAPHCRRHRTPPHPTADATAPTADATADATTPHRTPLQMPPHPTAPTADATADSTTPHRTHCRRHCRCHHTPPHPTADATADATTPHRTPLQTPLQTPPHPTAPHCRRHCRRHCRRHRTPLQTPTHPTADATAPHRTTLQTPPQTPPHPTADATADATAPIVNTLFLKAV, translated from the coding sequence ATGGTCCATATTGAGTCATCTGAACCGCACCCCACTGCAGACGCCACCACACCCCACTGCAGAAGCCACTGCAGACGCCACCGCACCCCACTGCAGACGCCACCGCACCCCACTGCAGACCCCACTGCACCCCACTGCACCACACTGCAGACGCCACCGCACCCCACTGCAGACGCCACCGCACCCCACTGCAGACACCATTGCAGACCCCACTGCACCACACTGCAGACGCCACCGCACCCCACTGCAGACGCCACCGCACCCCACTGCAGACGCCACTGCAGACCCCACCGCACCCCACTGCAGACGCCACCACAGACGCCACTGCAGACGCCACTGCACAACACCGCACCGCACCCCACTGCAGATGCCACCGCACCCCACCGCACCCCACTGCAGATGCCACCGCACCCCACCGCACCCCACTGCAGACGCCACCGCACCCCACCGCACCCCACTGCAGACGCCACCGCACCCACTGCAGACGCCACTGCAGACGCCACCACACCCCACCGCACCCCACTGCAGATGCCACCGCACCCCACCGCACCCACTGCAGACGCCACTGCAGACTCCACCACACCCCACCGCACCCACTGCAGACGCCACTGCAGATGCCACCACACCCCACCGCACCCCACTGCAGACGCCACTGCAGATGCCACCACACCCCACCGCACCCCACTGCAGACGCCACTGCAGACGCCACCGCACCCCACCGCACCCCACTGCAGACGCCACTGCAGACGCCACTGCAGACGCCACCGCACCCCACTGCAGACGCCAACGCACCCCACTGCAGACGCCACCGCACCCCACCGCACCACACTGCAGACCCCACCGCAGACCCCACCGCACCCCACTGCAGACGCCACTGCAGACGCCACCGCACCAATAGTCAACACACTCTTTCTGAAGGCTGTGTAG